One window of the Salvelinus alpinus chromosome 13, SLU_Salpinus.1, whole genome shotgun sequence genome contains the following:
- the atf5a gene encoding uncharacterized protein atf5a, producing MMATSAAPLWKTLRVCPADPLTLSHPQANLSQSQECRGEVPEESQHLIGDGLTDWMTEEVDFSSYLPNPHPSPSPNSSLPPSPLQHDIQVPSDLEVMTSLLQEELAQLEDYFLSEPLPEKGPKLGKCDKGPPPVGPHQSYYQLPFHASSYSTSNQSEHSPLLVTLATGELDLLSFCGGGPIGRSKLPRHAPYSCSNRPNGCSRKRVSDGVRVGEVYENSIWSSKGSNPSVTLSGSYSCVEDERVVGKGYCLGSGVEIRRCPFLPKEEKNCQFAEEVIAVGSGYGGFGGPLDIPHKKEELLMYGMREVNVSCGGGGCASSSEIELLSSNVKVGVVGELCSKMSTIPWKSETSEGCYLQAASQSEASYHHGLQGTVSEQVKAEGLEMGRQHHDFHCGGFLEDQQGSECLAMDREALDRQVVLGLKEDPCPLAKPELDETMPGEVHHPPERKQKKRDQNKTAAHRYRQRKRAELDCLEEQLHGLEGHNRELRDKAESVEREIQYVKDLLIEVYKARSQRLKQPDTDA from the exons ATGATGGCAACGTCAGCAGCTCCTCTCTGGAAGACTCTTCGCGTCTGCCCGGCagaccccctcactctctctcacccacagGCTAACCTCAGCCAATCACAGGAGTGCAGGGGGGAGGTGCCAGAGGAGAGCCAGCACTTAATTG GTGATGGTCTCACGGACTGGATGACGGAAGAAGTGGATTTCTCCTCGTACCTCCCAaaccctcacccctctccctcccccaattcctcccttcctccctcacccctccagcATGACATCCAGGTGCCCTCTGACTTGGAGGTCATGACTTCTCTGCTGCAAGAGGAACTCGCTCAACTGGAGGACTACTTCCTGTCTGAACCGCTGCCGGAGAAAGGACCGAAACTGGGAAAATGCGACAAGGGTCCACCGCCAGTGGGTCCCCACCAGTCATACTACCAGTTGCCCTTTCATGCGTCATCATACTCCACCTCCAACCAATCGGAACACAGCCCTCTACTTGTTACCCTGGCAACTGGGGAACTAGACCTGCTGAGCTTTTGCGGAGGTGGGCCTATTGGGCGATCAAAATTGCCTAGACACGCCCCTTACAGTTGTAGCAATCGCCCCAATGGGTGTAGTCGCAAAAGAGTTTCAGATGGGGTGAGGGTGGGCGAGGTCTACGAGAATAGCATATGGAGTTCCAAAGGAAGTAACCCGTCGGTGACTCTAAGTGGCAGTTACAGCTGTGTAGAGGACGAGCGGGTAGTCGGGAAAGGTTACTGTCTAGGCAGTGGAGTTGAGATTCGAAGATGCCCCTTTTTACCCAAGGAAGAGAAAAATTGTCAGTTCGCGGAAGAGGTCATAGCTGTTGGCAGTGGGTATGGTGGCTTTGGCGGGCCATTGGATATCCCACACAAGAAAGAGGAGCTGTTGATGTATGGCATGAGGGAAGTGAATGTCAGTTGTGGTGGTGGAGGATGTGCTAGTAGCAGTGAGATAGAATTGTTGAGTAGTAATGTCAAAGTTGGCGTAGTCGGTGAGTTGTGTTCCAAGATGTCCACTATTCCTTGGAAGTCAGAGACTAGTGAGGGTTGTTATCTTCAGGCAGCGTCCCAATCAGAGGCCTCCTACCACCACGGCTTGCAAGGGACGGTCAGCGAGCAGGTCAAGGCAGAGGGTTTAGAGATGGGCCGTCAACATCATGACTTCCACTGTGGTGGGTTCCTAGAGGACCAGCAGGGCTCTGAGTGTCTGGCAATGGATAGGGAGGCTCTTGACAGGCAGGTGGTGTTGGGGTTGAAGGAGGACCCCTGTCCCCTCGCAAAGCCTGAGCTGGACGAAACAATGCCAGGGGAGGTCCACCATCCGCCAGAGCGCAAGCAGAAGAAGAGAGACCAAAACAAGACTGCCGCTCATAG GTATCGCCAACGTAAAAGGGCAGAGCTGGACTGCCTTGAGGAGCAGCTGCACGGTCTGGAGGGGCATAACCGGGAACTTCGGGACAAAGCAGAGTCAGTGGAGAGGGAGATCCAGTATGTTAAAGACCTACTGATCGAAGTGTACAAGGCCCGCAGTCAGCGGCTCAAGCAACCGGACACCGACGCCTGA